A region of Macrobrachium nipponense isolate FS-2020 chromosome 7, ASM1510439v2, whole genome shotgun sequence DNA encodes the following proteins:
- the LOC135217077 gene encoding tubulin alpha-3 chain-like, with protein MRECVSIHIGQAGAQMGNACWELYCLEHGISPDGRMETRADSKVDDQSFSTFFNETGSGKHVPRAVFVDMEPTVIDEIRTGVYRQLFHPEQLISGKEDAANNYARGHYTIGKELIDNVLDRIRKVTDNCSGLQGFLVFHSFGGGTGSGFTSLLMERLSVDYGKKSKLEFAIYPAPLLASSVVEPYNSILTTHTTLEHTDCAFMVDNEAIYDICKKNLDVGHPSYSNLNRLISQVVSSITASLRFDGALNVDLTEFQTNLVPFPRIHFPQVTYAPIISAEKAYHEQLSVAEITNACFEPSNQMVKCDPRHGKYMACCLLYRGDVVPKDFNAAITTIKTKRTIQFVDWCPTGFKVGLNYQPPTVVPGGDLAKVSRSVCMLSNTTAIAEAWSRLNQKFDLMYAKRAFIHWYVGEGMEEGEFAEAREDLAALEKDYEEVGADTVEQESAEEGDEY; from the exons ATG CGTGAATGTGTCTCCATCCACATTGGCCAGGCCGGTGCCCAAATGGGCAATGCCTGCTGGGAACTGTACTGCCTGGAACATGGAATCAGTCCTGACGGACGCATGGAAACTAGGGCTGACAGCAAAGTGGACGATCAGTCCTTCAGTACGTTCTTCAATGAAACTGGGTCAGGGAAACATGTCCCCAGAGCAGTGTTTGTGGACATGGAACCTACAGTAATTG ATGAAATCCGTACTGGAGTATACAGACAACTGTTCCACCCTGAGCAGCTGATATCTGGCAAAGAGGATGCAGCAAACAACTATGCCAGAGGTCACTACACTATTGGAAAGGAGTTGATCGACAACGTGCTGGACCGGATAAGGAAGGTCACTGACAACTGCTCAGGCTTACAAGGTTTCCTTGTATTTCATTCCTTCGGAGGGGGAACTGGATCAGGGTTCACCTCACTCCTCATGGAGAGACTTTCGGTGGACTACGGTAAGAAGAGCAAACTTGAATTTGCTATCTATCCAGCTCCTTTACTGGCGTCTTCTGTTGTCGAACCATACAACTCTATACTAACTACCCACACCACACTGGAGCATACTGACTGTGCCTTTATGGTAGATAATGAAGCCATCTATGACATTTGCAAGAAAAACCTTGACGTGGGTCATCcttcctactctaacttgaaccGACTGATCAGCCAAGTCGTTTCCTCAATCACTGCCTCTCTGAGATTTGATGGTGCTCTCAATGTAGATCTGACAGAGTTCCAAACAAATCTTGTGCCTTTCCCTAGAATCCACTTCCCACAGGTTACATATGCACCCATCATTTCAGCAGAAAAGGCGTATCATGAACAACTGTCAGTTGCCGAAATCACAAACGCATGTTTTGAACCATCTAACCAAATGGTCAAGTGTGACCCACGCCATGGGAAATACATGGCCTGTTGTCTCCTGTATCGAGGTGATGTCGTGCCAAAGGACTTCAACGCTGCCATTACAACCATCAAGACCAAACGAACAATACAGTTTGTGGACTGGTGTCCAACTGGTTTTAAAGTAGGCTTAAACTATCAGCCACCAACTGTTGTCCCAGGAGGGGACTTGGCTAAAGTGTCCCGATCAGTATGTATGCTTTCCAACACCACAGCAATTGCTGAAGCCTGGTCACGGTTAAACCAGAAGTTTGACTTGATGTATGCTAAACGTGCTTTCATTCATTGGTATGTTGGAGAAGGGATGGAAGAAGGTGAATTTGCAGAAGCCAGGGAGGACCTGGCTGCATTAGAGAAAGACTATGAAGAAGTTGGAGCTGATACCGTTGAACAAGAGAGTGCTGAGGAGGGTGACGAGTACTAA